Proteins encoded in a region of the Dreissena polymorpha isolate Duluth1 chromosome 6, UMN_Dpol_1.0, whole genome shotgun sequence genome:
- the LOC127835105 gene encoding uncharacterized protein LOC127835105, whose amino-acid sequence MMCVEAEVYGEHPISHTHFMRVWARYMPHIIIPKRSRFSACDVCTKIKTEIEKATCREDKKKLFKLRELHLQQQNQERQKYYKHAQKAKFSPARYLSIILDGMDQEKTSLPHYLKEAKGLSNLWKVKVNLMGAIVHGYGAYGFFDTFQWAHGSSFAISVLVHTLLLMTSLPPVLYLQLDNCPGQNKNRYMLGFLAALVEYGVFQKVKLSFLMVGHTHEDIDQMFSRFSTWLWTKEVRTLDELIIGFEKCYTPAPTGIKLSEVYNFAEYLDMNPICNHSRPHVFKIINQNGKAVIYTKKWSTDKTWNVCEGNFLLKSCPSGPVSQIAPSLERIDDKVINDMQTFASFYKDNAMANYWDKYFNELKEIEDSWMDEPVHILDLLMQKRRQEDTAASDDLSDLLGIAKIDDPIPPVIIGNKKAAAASAAPAKETIKEGFFVLLDWAKYADEWPQLAKVINIVSPAEVEIHWYKGAKTTAWTPASRRMKGCKGGKTEPFVETVNTNVIWCRGFSLTPSGHLPKHIKDQVDVYFD is encoded by the exons ATGATGTGTGTGGAAGCAGAGGTGTATGGCGAACATCCGATCAGCCATACACACTTCATGCGGGTGTGGGCCAGGTACATGCCACACATCATCATTCCTAAG AGATCCAGATTTTCAGCATGTGATGTGTGCACAAAAATAAAGACTGAAATTGAAAAGGCAACATGCAGGGAGGATAagaaaaaactattcaaattgAGAGAATTACATTTACAACAGCAGAA CCAGGAACGCCAGAAGTACTATAAGCATGCGCAAAAGGCAAAGTTTAGCCCTGCCAGATACCTGTCTATCATTCTGGATGGGATGGACCAGGAGAAGACAAGCCTTCCACATTACCTGAAGGAAGCAAAGGGACTGTCTAACCTCTGGAAGGTGAAAGTTAATCTCATGGGTGCCATTGTCCATGGATATGGTGCCTATGGATTTTTTGACACCTTCCAGTGGGCTCATGGCAGTTCCTTTGCTATCAGTG TTCTGGTTCATACCCTTCTGCTTATGACCAGTCTCCCTCCTGTTCTCTACCTGCAACTAGACAACTGTCCAGGCCAAAATAAAAACAG ATACATGCTGGGATTCCTGGCTGCCTTGGTGGAATATGGTGTTTTTCAGAAAGTCAAACTTTCATTCCTCATGGTGGGACATACACATGAGGACATTGATCAAATGTTTTCCAG ATTTTCTACATGGTTGTGGACAAAGGAGGTGAGGACACTTGATGAACTAATAATTGGCTTCGAAAAATGTTACACACCTGCACCCACAG GGATCAAGCTCAGTGAGGTATACAACTTTGCTGAGTACCTCGACATGAATCCCATTTGTAACCACAGCAGGccacatgttttcaaaataataaatcagaATGGCAAAGCTGTGATTTACACAAAAAAGTGGTCCACCGATAAG ACTTGGAATGTATGCGAAGGAAACTTCTTGTTGAAGAGTTGCCCGTCAGGACCAGTTTCACAGATTGCCCCATCGTTGGAACGCATTGATGATAAGGTCATCAATGATATGCAGACGTTTGCTTC TTTCTACAAGGACAATGCCATGGCCAACTACTGGGACAAATATTTCAATGAACTTAAGGAAATAG AGGACAGTTGGATGGATGAGCCAGTGCACATCCTTGATCTGCTTATGCAGAAAAGGAGGCAAGAGGACACAGCAGCCTCAGATGACTTATCAGACTTGCTGGGAATCGCAAAAATAGACGATCCCATCCCTCCTGTAATAATAGGCAACAAGAAGGCTGCTGCTGCCTCTGCTGCTCCAGCGAAAGAAACGATCAAAGAAGGCTTCTTTGTTTTACTTGACTGGGCGAAATATGCAGATGAGTGGCCCCAGCTTGCCAAAGTCATTAATATTGTATCGCCTGCAGAGGTTGAAATTCACTGGTACAAGGGGGCAAAAACAACAGCCTGGACTCCTGCAAGTAGGAGAATGAAAGGCTGCAAAGGTGGTAAGACTGAACCCTTTGTTGAAACTGTGAACACCAATGTCATCTGGTGCAGAGGGTTCAGTCTTACCCCTTCTGGGCACTTGCCCAAACACATTAAGGATCAGGTAGATGTTTATTTTGACTAG